atgtttatgtgctattatatgttagtgggcgaggccctgtgacaggcgaggcctaagtgaaacagatttgtatctgagcggggctcgaagccaggcggggcctggagtggcggggccgttgtagcgggcgaggcccgaagtagagggcgaggcccaggatagcgggcgtggcccaatatGTGAAGTATATGGTTtttcatggtatgtggtaaggtggggaactcactaagcttcgtgcttacggttttcagttttgttttcaggtactttcggtagcggagggaggagctcggggtgatcgcatggcacacaccatagattagtcagcctgggaatgtttactctaataataaacatgtgttttgaaaacttatactcagattatgttttggaatgatgtaatgttttattaaaaagaaatttttggtcttgaattttgggacgttacacatggactcggcgagttcatcagtcagattgCAAAAATATTGActtttttcaactatttagcacaaataacaaacaaacaagcctaggctctaataccactgatgggttttgagcattctaacacttcctaagtgtacatgcaaccctaataaccttggatctatgtttgtctaattatcatgcaaagttgatttccaaggctatgatcctatctagcatacatggggaacaattttaacttgaataatagatagaactacataccttgttgttgatagtGTTCCTtgagaccttgtgagcctagcacctcaagtgtgatgcctcaaatgcttcacacaacatcaaatgcaaagtataaacttgagagaatactctaacacactcaaaatcggccaagccctcttgtttcacttgtgtagccaattttggggagagacatggtccttatatagtgtgttgcattaggtaaaaccctaatgtaacatgactcttcatttctcaatccatgggttaactctatggagcatccatggagcatcctatgggtggaacccaacttgataatccatggagccttttagcccactatataagatatggaagatttacataatctacccatatatttaattagttattattttgatcacttaattaattctaaattaatttttgatcaaaactaattaaataatattattaatatattacaacttataatatattaataaaccatatgtgttatttctctcatttagtttatccaattgtatggtgccatgcaacccaaatggaccatgtcgggtcgggtcaagtatttaccagaaatagttatggacttagacaccttatccaacagttatatggtatgtggtacagtgggggaactcaccaagcttcgtgcttacggttttcagttgttgtttcaggtacctcttcagttaaggggaaggagctggcgcggtagcggctcatcacacacaTACTCTtcgttttccgcactatgagatattctgggatttgtactctgacattattatgtttcacGTTTTGGTTTACAGTCATGAGATATTctggggtgaaagtgggttagatctgatcccacatcggctggaaaggagaactaagcattccttataaggggtatGGATACCTTCGctaacacaacgcgttttaaagccgtgagggcagcagatcccataagaactcagcagttaagcgtgctcaggcgggagtagtaccaggatgggtgaccccctcggaagtcctcgtgccgagtggcccaaagcggacaatattgtgatacgtacATGAGGGGATGTTACAAGTCACATCATGTcatgataaaacaaagatcatgtggatcatttatgttaaaaattactgtattaaaaaaccaaattgctctaatataaatgtttaatatttttatttaacaaGTTTGGTTCAAAACTCTAAAAATGAATCTAAgtaacattttttattaaaatttcacctAAGACAATGCCACCTATTAATGtgatatatatttaatttatgttCCCCATATTTAAGACGGATCATAATCAAGTATATATAATATTCTAaacataatattatttatagaagtATTACACGTATAAGTTTTTTTTATCATAATATcacaatttttaaaatttttaaattgttAATAATATTTGATTCATTATTAATAATATTCTATCAATAATGACGgtgattttttttaacatttttatgtCCAAGTTGATCGAAAAtcaatttcataaaataaattcaaagtttttttttttttttttttttttttgcctccAAATATGTGGCCAAATACTAGGGTGACAATTGATGACATAACACGACAAAAAATTTACGACACAAATCAAAattgaaacaaaactaaaattcaaatttatatttattttgtattcgTGTCAAATGTAAAAATAATATGTCGTGTTGTATGATATTTGTGTTCAAAATTCGATTCGAAATTGGTACAATTTAACATTTATTTGTCGTGTtatgtaatatgtattaattaaatatactaattgctAATTTATATTATCTTTATCATGTCATGCATTTTTTGTCGTTTTTAATTGTGTCGTAtttgtattaataaatcattGTCATATCGTATTAGACAAAAACACAATATGATTGTCCGATTTGTCACTCCTATAAAAACACATATACAGGCACAAAACAAAGTCGTGGCACAAAACAAAGTCGTTGCTATGAACATTTCGTTACATATGCATATTTATGTATATCTTGATATTGTTACGAAGTATGTCAGTCTGATAATAAGTTAgattaaatatgtttttataaatacaTCTTTAAATCTTGTGATACAACAACTATTGGCATAAAGTATAAACATACGAATAATGGAATATACCATGGTTTTGTAACctctaaaatataacattatttataacaaaatctccactcaaaaatattttttcgtgaattaaaaataaaaatctcCTTTCCATAAAAGATTCTTGATCAAAAATTTCGCACACACAGATAACGCGTAGTATAATTTACTCTAACCATCGTCACCTTCATTTCCCCCATTTCTCGCTTTTTCTCTCTCACACGCACTAATGTGTGTGTGTGGAGGTTTCTTTGAACGATTTCAACATACCCCCTGTattatcgggtctttccaccccACTCACTTTAACCCCCTGGCCTCTCTCATGCGCCATTAACAAAAGCTCCACAATTTTGACCCGGAAAGATTGAGCCCTTACTTTGAATCGATTGGGTCAAGTTATCGGTTAACTTTCAAAGAATCTTCCAATATTATATCTACTGTATGCGTTTTGATTTCTTGGAACCTAATTCCACATATAGATCTTTTCCCTTATAGCAATTTTGGGATATGTTTTCGAGCAATTGAGGGTTTATTTCTTGATGGCATCATCTGCGATTAAGCATGTCGGAGATCACCACCGGCGCCCATCTTCCGCAAGGGACTTACCGGCGGGATGCTGTAATCCTGTCAAGGAGCAGGGACCGGTGACAATCGAACATGTGTTATTGGCGTTGAGAGAGACAAAAGACGAGAGAGAATCACGATTTCGGGGGTTGTTTAATTTCTTCGATACATCAAACGCAGGGTACTTGGATTCTGTGCAGATCGAGGTAGGGCTATCGGCGATGCAAATTCCGGCGGATTACAAGTACGCGAAAGAGTTACTTAGGGTTTGCGATGCAAATAGGGATGGGAGAGTTGATTATCAGGAGTTCAGAAGGTACATGGATGACAAGGAGCTTGAGCTTTATCGTATTTTCCAAGCCATTGATGTCGAACATAATGGTTGCATTTTGCCGGAAGAGCTCTATGATGCTCTCGTTAAGGCTGGTATTCTACCATACTTCCCCCTTTTATCTTCTCTGCAATTTACTTCCAATTTTTCCATGAAGTTTATAATTCTCTTCTCAACAAGAACAAATTCAAACACCCTTCTAGTTGTCTTCCTCTTATTAGCCATGGCAGCTTTTCTGTTGCAGGGATAGAACTTGACGATGACGAACTAGCAAGCTTCGTGGAGCGAGTTGACAAGGACAACAATGGCATCATAACTTTCGAAGAATGGAGAGACTTTCTTCTTCTCTATCCCCACGAAGCAACTATCGAGAACATTTACCAATACTGGGAAAGAGTTTATCTTGTAGACATCGGAGAACAACCTGTAATTCCGGCAGGCATGAACAAACATGTTCCCGCCAGCAAGTACCTGATCGCAGGTGGGGTTGCCGGAGCTGCTTCCCGTACAGCCACCGCTCCTCTTGATCGCCTGAAAGTCCTCCTCCAAGTCCAAACCTCAAACGCATCAATCGCATCCGCAGTCAAGAACATATGGAAAGAAGGTGGGGTTTTATCTTTCTTCAGAGGTAATGGACTAAACGTTGTTAAAGTCGCCCCTGAAAGCGCTATAAAGTTTTACACTTACGAaatgttgaagaacttcatcggagggGAAGAAGGTCAGGGCGATATCGGAACGTCCGGTCGTCTTCTCGCCGGCGGTATGGCCGGAGCTGTTGCACAAACAGCGATTTATCCAATGGATTTAGTCAAAACCCGGTTACAAACTTTCGCTTCTGTAAACACAAAAGTTCCTAGTTTGGGAAAGCTTTCAAAGGACATATGGGTTCATGAAGGACCTCGAGCTTTTTACAGAGGGATTGTACCTTCTCTTTTCGGAATTATTCCTTATGCTGGAATTGATTTAGCTGCTTATGAGACTTTGAAAGAAATGTCAAGAACATACATTCTTGAAGACAGTGGTATGAATATAAATTATCAATATTTCATCTCAATTACACACAACTCACACCCTATTTTGACATGATAATGATGAATCTTTGGTTAATTTTATGATGCAGAACCTGGGCCTTTGGTGCAATTAGGTTGTGGGACAGTTTCCGGGGCTCTAGGAGCCACTTTTGTTTACCCTTTGCAGGTTGTCAGAACAAGGTAACTTTGCATTTGCTTTTATCTGATATATGTCTCTGTCTGTGTTGTGTTCTGATACTGTGGTTATCAGGATGCAGGCACAAGCGCCAGGTGGATCGACTGCGTATAACGGGATGTCTGATGTCTTCATGAGAACGTATCAGAAAGAAGGAATGAGAGGATTCTATAAAGGGCTTTTACCAAATCTTCTTAAAGTTGTTCCAGCAGCTAGTATTACATATATGGTTTATGAGACAATGAAGAACAGTTTAGATCTTGAATGATTGATTGTGTTGTGGTAATTTTGGTGGTACtgacatgatgatgatgatgatgatgatgatgatgagaaaTAAGAATAAGAATGGTAATTGTATAATGGCCATTGTTTGAGTTACATGATAGGTGTTAATTTTGCGGGGTATTTGTAGGGAGGGGGTATCATTGAATATCTCATTCCTGTTGTCTATTTGTTGAGAACTATGTATACTTGCAACTAGGTCATATGCCAAAATTGAGTACATTACAACTTGCTGATTCTTTTTTACATTGATACATGTTGAATTTTGGAAAGTGTgtatgttttaacttgtatttgtTCCATGGTATCTAAAACAAGTTATTCAAGCAAGAAGAAAGAAAGACTTTTAGATTCAACAAATATGAATATGACTACCACTTGACCTAATCTTTTGTACATCTTGTGTCAATAGTTGGAAGTCTAACAATTCATTCAATGTTAGAGAGGATGAACTTAATCGAAATGTTATTCGATAATTAAAACCTTGGATATCAAAAAGATTTGTGTTGGacacttttcttaaaatattTTTTGACACTAGAATGGACAAACATAGCGTATATGATCAACAAAGAATATTGATAGCATCAATGCAATAAAACTAGCGTATCAATGTATACACTCTACAGCTTCTAGGCAAGTTTTCAGGCTTAGCTTATAATCCCACTTGAATACTTGATACCCGTGTGAGTTTTAACTGTCAAAGATGATTGATGAAATCTAAATTAACAATAAGAAACAACCATGTATATTTAGTTGTCTATACGAATAAGTACTTAACCTATTAAGCTCATCAAGAAACAACCCTTGGTTTTTAGCATTTAAATTAAGGTGTGATGGTTTGCTATGGTGTAATATTATAAGGTTTATCTAAATTGCATCAAACTTCAT
The genomic region above belongs to Lactuca sativa cultivar Salinas chromosome 4, Lsat_Salinas_v11, whole genome shotgun sequence and contains:
- the LOC111892317 gene encoding calcium-dependent mitochondrial ATP-magnesium/phosphate carrier protein 2, producing MASSAIKHVGDHHRRPSSARDLPAGCCNPVKEQGPVTIEHVLLALRETKDERESRFRGLFNFFDTSNAGYLDSVQIEVGLSAMQIPADYKYAKELLRVCDANRDGRVDYQEFRRYMDDKELELYRIFQAIDVEHNGCILPEELYDALVKAGIELDDDELASFVERVDKDNNGIITFEEWRDFLLLYPHEATIENIYQYWERVYLVDIGEQPVIPAGMNKHVPASKYLIAGGVAGAASRTATAPLDRLKVLLQVQTSNASIASAVKNIWKEGGVLSFFRGNGLNVVKVAPESAIKFYTYEMLKNFIGGEEGQGDIGTSGRLLAGGMAGAVAQTAIYPMDLVKTRLQTFASVNTKVPSLGKLSKDIWVHEGPRAFYRGIVPSLFGIIPYAGIDLAAYETLKEMSRTYILEDSEPGPLVQLGCGTVSGALGATFVYPLQVVRTRMQAQAPGGSTAYNGMSDVFMRTYQKEGMRGFYKGLLPNLLKVVPAASITYMVYETMKNSLDLE